In Helicobacter ganmani, a single genomic region encodes these proteins:
- a CDS encoding formyltransferase family protein, whose protein sequence is MLFSHRPKQSEAISAKEIAAKWNLKYQECASDAEIPNECDIYVITGCGILSQECLKGKKVLNAHPGIIPNSRGLDSFKWAILEDRPLGVTLHYINKEVDSGEIVAVMPTQVYESDTLHTLARRHYENEIALIANFKYHLQNPSNPYDEIPQMQSTKRMKPIEEKEMMNHFEAYKQKWQCNE, encoded by the coding sequence GTGCTATTCTCCCATAGACCAAAGCAAAGCGAAGCAATAAGTGCGAAAGAAATTGCAGCAAAATGGAATCTCAAATATCAAGAATGCGCTAGTGATGCAGAGATTCCAAATGAATGCGATATTTATGTAATCACAGGCTGCGGAATCCTCTCGCAAGAATGCTTAAAGGGCAAGAAAGTTCTAAACGCTCACCCCGGAATTATCCCCAATTCGCGCGGATTGGATTCGTTTAAATGGGCGATTTTAGAGGATAGACCTTTGGGCGTAACATTGCATTACATTAATAAGGAAGTAGATAGCGGCGAGATTGTCGCGGTAATGCCTACGCAAGTGTATGAAAGCGACACACTGCATACACTAGCGCGGAGGCATTATGAGAATGAAATCGCACTTATTGCTAATTTTAAATACCATTTGCAAAATCCTAGCAATCCTTATGATGAGATTCCACAAATGCAAAGCACCAAAAGAATGAAGCCCATAGAGGAAAAGGAAATGATGAATCATTTTGAAGCTTATAAACAAAAATGGCAGTGCAATGAGTGA
- a CDS encoding acyltransferase: MSEKTNYFAHHTAIIDENVRIGKGCKIWHFSHILSGSEIGENCSFGQNCVVGPKVRIGKGVKVQNNVSIYEGVECEDNVFLGPSMVFTNVLNPRSFINRREEFKKTLLKEGCSIGANVTIVCGITIGEYALIGAGAVIVRDVPPYALMVGNPACQIGFVDKAGMRLEFDEYGIARDSFDGSCYKLRDSVLEVLDKETK, encoded by the coding sequence ATGAGTGAGAAAACAAATTATTTTGCCCATCATACCGCTATAATTGATGAGAATGTCCGCATAGGAAAGGGCTGCAAGATTTGGCATTTTAGCCATATTCTAAGTGGAAGTGAAATCGGAGAGAACTGCTCCTTTGGGCAAAATTGCGTGGTGGGTCCAAAGGTTAGAATCGGAAAGGGCGTAAAAGTGCAGAATAATGTCAGCATTTATGAGGGCGTAGAATGCGAGGATAATGTGTTTTTAGGACCTTCTATGGTTTTTACAAATGTCCTAAATCCGCGCAGTTTCATCAATCGCAGAGAGGAATTTAAGAAAACTCTGCTTAAAGAGGGCTGCTCCATTGGTGCAAATGTTACGATTGTTTGTGGAATCACGATTGGGGAATACGCGTTAATCGGTGCGGGAGCAGTCATCGTGCGTGATGTGCCACCTTACGCGCTAATGGTAGGGAATCCTGCGTGTCAAATTGGCTTTGTAGATAAGGCGGGAATGCGCTTAGAGTTTGATGAATACGGAATTGCAAGAGATAGTTTTGATGGTAGTTGCTATAAATTGCGTGATTCTGTTTTGGAAGTTTTAGATAAGGAAACGAAATGA
- a CDS encoding DegT/DnrJ/EryC1/StrS family aminotransferase produces the protein MIDFANLKESHKAHKEEIEEAVLRVCRNAQFIMGSEVESLEKELAEFVGGGYAVSCSSGSSALLLALMALGVKAGDEVITTPFTFIATAEMIALLGIKPVFVDISLEDYNLDCDLIEQEITPKTKAILAVSLYGQPPNLEKLEHICKERNLKLILDGAQSFGAEFLGRKDSTFGAIATTSFFPAKPLGCYGDGGAVFTQEESLAKKIASLRLHGEKSRYVHQFVGIGGRLDALQAAVLRIKLKYFAQDIAARNKVAKLYNHYLSSANVVIPRVLEGRSSVFAQYTLRVKNREKIQEKLKDSGIPSAIHYPLGLHLQECFAPLGYKKGDFPNTELASEEVLSLPMNPYLQESEIKEIAQVVQKVMES, from the coding sequence ATGATTGATTTTGCAAATTTAAAAGAATCGCATAAAGCACATAAAGAGGAGATTGAAGAAGCTGTTTTAAGAGTATGTAGAAATGCGCAGTTTATTATGGGAAGCGAAGTGGAATCCCTAGAGAAAGAGTTAGCGGAGTTTGTCGGTGGTGGCTATGCGGTGAGTTGCTCTAGCGGAAGTTCCGCGCTACTCCTTGCATTAATGGCTTTAGGAGTTAAGGCGGGTGATGAGGTGATTACCACTCCTTTTACTTTTATTGCCACTGCTGAAATGATTGCGCTTTTGGGGATTAAGCCCGTTTTTGTAGATATATCCTTAGAGGATTATAATTTGGATTGTGATTTGATTGAGCAAGAAATCACGCCTAAGACAAAGGCGATTCTAGCCGTTAGCCTCTATGGGCAACCACCGAATTTAGAAAAGTTAGAGCACATTTGCAAGGAGCGGAATCTTAAATTAATCCTTGATGGCGCACAGAGCTTTGGCGCAGAGTTTTTAGGTCGCAAGGATTCCACATTTGGCGCGATTGCTACAACAAGCTTTTTCCCTGCGAAACCTTTGGGCTGCTATGGAGATGGAGGAGCGGTTTTTACTCAAGAGGAGAGTTTAGCAAAGAAAATTGCAAGCTTGAGATTGCACGGGGAGAAGTCAAGATATGTGCATCAATTTGTTGGAATTGGCGGGAGATTAGACGCATTACAAGCTGCAGTTTTAAGGATTAAACTAAAGTATTTTGCGCAGGATATTGCAGCAAGAAACAAGGTAGCTAAACTTTACAATCATTACTTAAGTAGCGCAAATGTCGTGATTCCTAGAGTTTTGGAGGGGCGAAGTAGTGTGTTTGCGCAATACACTTTGCGCGTGAAAAATCGCGAAAAAATACAAGAGAAGCTAAAAGATAGCGGAATCCCAAGTGCGATTCATTATCCTTTGGGCTTACATTTGCAAGAATGTTTTGCGCCTTTAGGCTACAAAAAAGGCGATTTTCCTAATACGGAATTAGCAAGTGAGGAAGTTTTAAGCCTGCCAATGAATCCTTATTTGCAGGAATCTGAAATCAAAGAGATTGCGCAAGTGGTGCAAAAAGTAATGGAATCCTAA